One genomic segment of Flagellimonas marinaquae includes these proteins:
- a CDS encoding RagB/SusD family nutrient uptake outer membrane protein, producing the protein MKRLYITLLSLSSLFFINCSDDYLDKNPISDVSEESFFLTASDLELYTNGFYLMLPNSTARNEIFTYDSQCGDIVHNTLSDLMIGARIVPATGGGWNWGNLRNINYFLENYERCEDEAAKNRFGGVARFFRAYYYFGMVVNFGDVPWYDTTMEADDEGLYKARDSRQFVVDKILEDLDWAINNMGDEQYAYEVSKFTALALKSRVALFEGTFEKYHGISGYEKYLEAAADASEELMDTGVYSLYSTGNPNLDYADLFRAETAQTTEVILAREYTEPLTNGHRANYYTLTGSQGRPGMPKSVVNSYLNSDGSRFTDQADFNAVSFADETVDRDPRLAQTIRTPGYSRVGEGTALPPDLSFSITGYHITKFVTSSNSDGINQNINDLPVFRFAEVLLNFAEAKAELGNITQDDLDRSIGLLRNRVGMPGLSMDDSNADPDDYQAMIYPNVSGANQGLLLEIRRERRIELYMEGHRWNDIRRWKIGQSITLPLRGIYLPGAGEYDLDGNGSIDTVIYEGDAPADQIAGAKYFKLGADIHLSADNLIDPLPEFNTRSFNEDRDYLLPIPIQELQLNPNLTQNPNW; encoded by the coding sequence ATGAAACGATTATATATTACATTGTTAAGTTTAAGCAGTCTGTTTTTTATCAACTGTAGTGATGATTATTTGGACAAAAATCCAATTTCAGATGTAAGCGAAGAAAGCTTCTTTCTTACGGCTTCCGACCTAGAATTGTACACCAATGGTTTCTATTTAATGTTACCCAACAGCACCGCTAGAAACGAGATTTTTACTTACGACAGCCAGTGTGGTGACATTGTTCACAACACCTTGAGCGATCTAATGATCGGGGCGCGAATCGTACCTGCTACCGGTGGAGGTTGGAACTGGGGCAATTTACGCAACATCAACTATTTCTTGGAAAACTATGAGCGGTGTGAGGATGAAGCGGCCAAGAACAGATTTGGAGGAGTTGCCAGGTTTTTTAGGGCCTATTATTATTTTGGAATGGTCGTAAACTTTGGCGACGTGCCATGGTACGATACCACTATGGAGGCCGACGACGAAGGACTTTACAAGGCCAGGGATAGCAGACAATTTGTAGTTGACAAGATCCTTGAAGATTTGGATTGGGCCATAAACAACATGGGTGATGAACAATATGCTTACGAAGTGAGTAAATTTACGGCCCTCGCCTTAAAATCCAGAGTAGCCTTATTTGAAGGAACTTTCGAAAAATACCACGGTATATCCGGATATGAGAAATATCTGGAAGCGGCCGCTGATGCATCGGAAGAGTTGATGGACACCGGTGTTTATTCACTCTATAGTACCGGAAACCCAAATTTAGATTATGCGGATTTGTTCAGAGCTGAAACAGCGCAAACAACAGAGGTGATCTTGGCACGGGAATATACGGAACCCCTTACCAACGGGCACCGTGCCAATTATTATACCTTGACAGGGTCACAAGGAAGACCGGGAATGCCAAAAAGTGTGGTAAATTCATATTTAAATTCGGACGGTTCCCGTTTTACCGATCAAGCCGATTTTAATGCCGTTTCCTTTGCCGATGAAACAGTAGATCGCGACCCAAGGTTGGCACAGACCATTCGTACCCCCGGATATAGTAGGGTGGGTGAGGGTACGGCCTTGCCCCCGGACCTGTCATTTTCAATAACAGGGTATCATATTACCAAGTTTGTGACCAGTTCCAATTCCGATGGTATCAATCAAAATATCAATGATCTGCCCGTATTTCGTTTTGCAGAGGTACTATTAAACTTTGCCGAAGCAAAAGCGGAATTAGGGAACATTACACAAGATGATCTGGACCGTTCGATCGGACTACTAAGAAATCGTGTAGGTATGCCCGGTCTGTCCATGGATGATTCCAATGCTGACCCTGATGATTACCAAGCAATGATCTATCCCAACGTTAGCGGTGCCAATCAAGGATTGTTATTGGAAATTAGACGGGAGCGCCGAATAGAACTTTATATGGAAGGACATCGTTGGAACGATATTAGACGGTGGAAGATAGGCCAATCCATAACATTGCCACTGCGCGGAATTTATTTGCCGGGGGCAGGGGAGTACGATTTGGACGGCAATGGTTCCATCGATACTGTAATCTACGAAGGTGATGCACCTGCCGATCAAATTGCAGGCGCAAAATATTTTAAGTTGGGCGCAGATATTCATTTAAGTGCGGATAACTTAATAGATCCACTACCAGAATTCAACACCAGAAGTTTTAATGAAGACAGGGATTATCTTTTACCTATTCCGATACAGGAACTGCAATTGAACCCGAATCTAACGCAAAACCCAAATTGGTAG
- a CDS encoding RNA polymerase sigma-70 factor, whose amino-acid sequence MENQKLLINALQNRQEKALEKIFNSYWKRLYLYAHSFVDDHQVAQDLVQEIFISLWEKTETVKIEQIEAYLFRGVKYRAINYVKLEKRKVFSEQVLEARPAVDGVKEHMDYLESEELFLTTMGKLPNKCRRVFYLSRVQGYNNKEIALEMDISIRTVETHISNALRLFKLHFKNCLSLIVLFLGQY is encoded by the coding sequence ATGGAAAACCAAAAACTGCTCATAAATGCACTCCAGAATCGCCAAGAAAAAGCACTGGAAAAGATTTTTAACAGCTATTGGAAACGACTATATCTTTATGCACATAGTTTTGTGGATGACCATCAAGTGGCCCAAGATCTTGTACAGGAAATATTTATAAGTCTTTGGGAAAAAACCGAAACGGTCAAAATCGAACAAATCGAGGCCTATCTTTTCAGAGGTGTCAAATATAGAGCCATTAACTACGTGAAATTGGAAAAGAGGAAAGTTTTTTCCGAACAAGTTTTGGAAGCTCGGCCTGCTGTAGATGGGGTAAAAGAACATATGGATTACTTGGAATCCGAAGAACTCTTTCTAACAACGATGGGGAAACTCCCCAACAAGTGCCGTAGAGTTTTTTATTTAAGTCGTGTTCAAGGGTACAATAACAAGGAAATTGCCTTGGAAATGGATATTTCTATCAGAACCGTTGAGACCCACATAAGTAATGCATTAAGGCTCTTTAAACTTCACTTTAAAAACTGTTTGTCACTCATTGTTTTATTTCTTGGCCAATATTGA
- a CDS encoding alpha/beta hydrolase-fold protein yields the protein MTKKLFFVCSATLLLFSCLQNNKTNHKIQVSFDQAASELSKDGRLLLMLSTDDSKEPRFQINDGLNTQLIFGMNVEGMEPDETFTFDESIFGYPYPSLSDVPPGEYNVQALLHVYETFNLSTGHTVKLPMDNGEGQHWNTSPGNLYSKPFKITVRENGIENISIVMDQEIPPIPEPEDTDWIKHIKIKSEKLSEFYGRDMYLGAHVLLPKGFNEHPEAKYPLMVFHGHFPKDFGGFRTTPPDPNLEPEYSARFDLEGYNIIQQQEAYDFYKRWNEPDFPRFLIIEIQHPTPYYDDSYAVNSASQGPYGDAITYELIPYIEKEFRGMGEGWSRFLYGGSTGGWEALAVQVKYPDEYNGCFAACPDPIDFRAYCLTNIYEDDNAYYYDSAHKQLEVPSHRDYLGDIQSTLKQGNHLELVLGDKSRSGQQWDIWEATYSPQGEDGYPVRIWDKMTGDIDHEVAEYWKENYDLRHILERDWEKLGPKLKGKIHIYCGDMDNYYLNNAVYLMEDFLENTTEPFYDGEVLYGDRAEHCWNGDPNEPNAISRLRYNSMYVPKIMKRIAESAPQGADLSSWRYP from the coding sequence ATGACCAAAAAACTTTTTTTTGTCTGTAGTGCAACCTTGCTTTTATTTTCCTGCCTACAGAACAATAAAACAAACCACAAAATTCAAGTATCTTTTGACCAAGCGGCAAGTGAGCTAAGCAAAGATGGCCGCTTACTTCTAATGCTTTCAACGGACGATAGCAAGGAACCACGTTTTCAAATTAATGATGGGTTAAACACACAACTCATTTTTGGGATGAACGTAGAGGGTATGGAACCCGATGAAACCTTCACTTTTGATGAATCCATATTTGGGTACCCCTACCCAAGTTTATCCGATGTACCACCTGGAGAATATAATGTACAGGCGCTATTGCACGTGTATGAAACTTTCAATTTAAGTACAGGGCATACGGTAAAACTGCCCATGGACAATGGGGAGGGCCAACATTGGAATACCTCTCCCGGAAACCTGTATAGTAAACCTTTTAAAATTACGGTTAGAGAAAACGGTATCGAAAATATTTCCATCGTAATGGATCAGGAAATCCCCCCGATTCCCGAGCCGGAAGACACCGATTGGATAAAACATATCAAAATAAAATCCGAAAAATTATCGGAATTCTACGGGAGGGATATGTATCTGGGTGCACATGTACTTTTGCCCAAAGGTTTTAATGAACACCCAGAGGCCAAATATCCGTTAATGGTTTTCCATGGACATTTTCCAAAGGATTTTGGCGGATTTAGGACCACCCCGCCCGACCCCAATTTAGAACCCGAATATTCTGCACGGTTTGATTTGGAAGGCTACAATATTATACAGCAACAAGAAGCCTATGATTTTTACAAAAGATGGAACGAGCCAGACTTTCCCCGCTTCTTGATCATTGAAATTCAACACCCCACCCCCTATTATGATGACTCCTACGCGGTAAATTCAGCCAGTCAAGGCCCCTATGGCGATGCCATTACCTATGAACTCATACCATATATCGAAAAAGAGTTCAGGGGTATGGGAGAAGGTTGGTCACGATTTTTGTACGGAGGTTCCACTGGTGGTTGGGAGGCTCTCGCGGTTCAAGTAAAATACCCGGATGAATATAACGGTTGTTTTGCTGCCTGTCCCGACCCCATAGATTTTAGAGCGTATTGCCTCACCAATATTTATGAGGATGACAATGCGTATTACTACGATTCGGCACATAAACAACTGGAGGTACCCTCCCATAGGGATTATCTGGGCGACATTCAATCCACCTTAAAACAAGGCAATCATTTGGAACTGGTGCTTGGCGACAAATCCCGATCTGGGCAACAATGGGATATTTGGGAAGCGACATATTCCCCTCAAGGGGAAGATGGTTATCCGGTAAGGATCTGGGATAAAATGACCGGGGATATTGACCACGAAGTTGCCGAGTATTGGAAAGAAAACTATGATCTAAGACACATACTGGAACGCGATTGGGAAAAACTGGGCCCTAAGCTTAAAGGCAAAATACATATTTATTGCGGCGATATGGACAATTACTATTTAAACAACGCCGTCTATCTCATGGAAGATTTTCTTGAGAACACCACAGAGCCCTTTTATGATGGCGAAGTGCTGTATGGAGACCGCGCTGAGCATTGTTGGAACGGCGACCCCAATGAGCCCAATGCCATTAGCCGTTTACGATACAACTCCATGTATGTACCAAAAATTATGAAACGAATTGCCGAAAGTGCTCCGCAAGGCGCCGATTTGAGCAGTTGGAGGTACCCGTAA
- a CDS encoding sugar phosphate isomerase/epimerase family protein, translating to MVHKNRIILLIIAIVLSAAPSYAQDNFGGLALYTVRDDMGEDAKATLQKVADAGYAYIEAAGYDHGKFYDMEPQAFKTYLDRVGLRPVSTHMGGVTMENADQQIADAKAAGFTYFTIPVPPMGMFTFDRESMTMGMDGSVEDLATILTTLGKKCEEVGLKLLYHNHDFEYKENEDGVVPIDYLLENTDPDYVNFQMDLYWVTRAGADPVAYFEKYPGRFKLWHVKDMDKEGKFAPVGEGTIDFSRILKKKNASGMENYFVEQDMTWDKKPLEVIKISHKGLKKIGFQ from the coding sequence ATGGTACACAAGAATCGAATCATACTGCTCATAATTGCGATTGTTCTATCTGCAGCGCCAAGTTATGCACAAGATAATTTTGGTGGATTGGCCCTTTATACGGTTAGGGACGATATGGGGGAAGATGCTAAAGCAACATTACAGAAAGTGGCTGATGCCGGATATGCCTATATTGAAGCTGCAGGTTACGACCATGGGAAATTTTACGATATGGAACCTCAAGCATTTAAAACCTACTTAGACCGTGTTGGTTTAAGGCCTGTAAGCACGCACATGGGAGGAGTGACTATGGAAAATGCGGACCAACAGATTGCGGATGCCAAGGCGGCTGGTTTTACGTATTTTACCATTCCTGTTCCGCCAATGGGCATGTTTACCTTTGACCGTGAAAGCATGACCATGGGAATGGATGGATCTGTTGAGGATCTCGCCACTATTTTGACCACCCTTGGTAAGAAGTGTGAGGAGGTCGGCTTAAAATTATTGTACCACAACCACGATTTTGAGTATAAGGAGAATGAAGATGGGGTTGTACCTATCGACTATCTTTTGGAGAATACCGACCCCGACTATGTAAACTTTCAGATGGATTTATATTGGGTAACCCGGGCAGGGGCCGATCCGGTCGCTTATTTTGAAAAGTACCCGGGTAGATTCAAACTATGGCATGTGAAGGATATGGACAAAGAGGGTAAATTTGCCCCAGTTGGCGAAGGAACCATCGATTTTAGTAGAATTTTGAAGAAAAAAAATGCTTCGGGTATGGAAAACTACTTTGTTGAACAAGATATGACTTGGGACAAAAAGCCTTTGGAAGTGATAAAAATAAGCCATAAAGGACTGAAAAAGATAGGGTTTCAATAA
- a CDS encoding site-specific integrase: MRTRSTFSISFWISTSRRSDNTAKIYARITVDSKRANMSLKYTIPKEIWDSKGSKVLGRTKEAQEINTYLMEVETELFQCYRELRSRTPHITPQMVKAHYFGEDVSEFTLKNLFEYHNTHNAHILCKATLSHYKTCQKYLLKYIKKQYNCNDYKLSQLNHQFIVGFETYLRKLHPINHHGNLSNNGAMKHIQRLRKMIRIAVDNEWIDKDPFQKFKIRMERKERAFLTLSELQKIQDYFTGIERLRIVKDLFVFSCYTGISYCDIMDLSEDNLVLGIDGKYWISTKRMKTKNSFKLPLVGPALSIIKRYQYHPKRDSEKLFPRISNQKLNSYLKEIADACDITKNVTFHMARHTFATTITLSNGVPIETVSKILGHTKLATTQVYARVLDRKISEDMDGLDIILDKKMSETNIAKERFGNFDH; encoded by the coding sequence ATGAGAACTCGGTCAACATTTTCAATCAGTTTCTGGATAAGCACTTCCCGGAGGAGTGATAACACGGCAAAGATCTATGCTCGAATCACCGTTGATTCGAAAAGGGCTAACATGAGTTTAAAGTATACTATCCCAAAAGAGATATGGGACAGTAAGGGGTCGAAGGTTCTGGGGCGAACAAAAGAAGCTCAAGAAATCAATACTTATCTGATGGAAGTTGAAACAGAGCTATTCCAATGCTATCGTGAACTTCGATCTAGAACGCCCCATATAACTCCGCAGATGGTCAAGGCTCACTATTTTGGAGAAGATGTGAGTGAGTTTACTTTAAAGAATTTGTTCGAGTATCACAACACTCACAATGCTCATATTCTTTGTAAAGCCACTCTAAGTCATTACAAGACCTGTCAGAAATACTTATTAAAGTACATAAAGAAGCAATACAATTGTAATGATTACAAATTATCACAACTTAATCATCAATTTATTGTTGGGTTTGAAACCTATCTACGCAAATTACACCCAATAAACCATCATGGAAACCTTTCAAACAATGGTGCGATGAAGCATATTCAACGCCTACGTAAAATGATAAGGATCGCCGTTGACAATGAATGGATTGATAAGGATCCATTTCAAAAGTTCAAGATCAGGATGGAAAGAAAGGAAAGAGCGTTTTTGACTTTATCAGAACTTCAAAAAATTCAAGATTATTTTACAGGGATTGAGCGTTTGCGAATTGTGAAAGACTTATTTGTTTTTAGTTGTTATACAGGTATTTCCTATTGCGATATTATGGACTTGTCTGAAGATAACCTGGTATTGGGGATAGATGGAAAGTATTGGATAAGTACTAAAAGGATGAAGACCAAAAATAGCTTTAAGCTTCCATTGGTTGGTCCAGCATTGTCTATTATTAAACGATATCAATATCATCCTAAACGGGATTCTGAAAAACTGTTCCCCAGAATATCCAATCAAAAATTAAACAGTTATTTAAAGGAAATTGCGGATGCATGTGACATCACAAAAAATGTAACCTTCCATATGGCCAGACATACTTTCGCCACAACTATTACTTTAAGTAATGGGGTTCCTATTGAGACGGTTTCCAAAATATTAGGACATACCAAATTGGCCACCACCCAGGTCTATGCACGGGTGCTAGACAGAAAGATAAGTGAGGACATGGACGGACTGGATATCATACTGGACAAAAAGATGTCAGAAACAAATATTGCAAAGGAAAGGTTTGGAAATTTTGACCATTGA
- a CDS encoding recombinase family protein, with product MKFGYARVSTKSQKHDLHVNVFLREGIKPKNIYVDISSGAKAERKGLDELLSILRESDTLVVYKLDRIARSLSHLTKLIEDFEKKGIHFKSIQENFIDTTSPHGRFIFNLFASVAQFGKRYYH from the coding sequence ATGAAGTTCGGTTATGCAAGAGTGAGCACAAAATCACAGAAACACGATTTGCATGTTAATGTCTTTTTGAGGGAAGGAATCAAACCCAAGAACATCTATGTCGATATTTCATCTGGAGCAAAAGCGGAAAGAAAGGGTCTGGATGAACTTTTATCCATTTTACGTGAAAGTGACACTCTTGTAGTCTATAAACTGGACCGAATCGCCAGAAGCCTTTCTCATCTCACTAAACTCATCGAAGATTTTGAAAAGAAGGGAATCCACTTCAAAAGCATTCAGGAAAATTTCATTGATACCACTTCCCCACACGGCAGGTTTATCTTCAACTTATTTGCTTCGGTTGCCCAATTTGGAAAGAGATATTATCATTGA
- a CDS encoding Imm27 family immunity protein — protein MEKEKTDSENWFIFYKNQQDNWIKFYPFAEYHGGGVPYLINIGSHDFDLWLKENTNFVASAREIIITKVQ, from the coding sequence CTGGAGAAAGAAAAAACAGATTCTGAAAACTGGTTCATTTTTTATAAAAACCAACAGGACAATTGGATTAAGTTTTATCCTTTTGCTGAATACCATGGAGGTGGGGTTCCTTATTTGATAAATATTGGCTCGCATGATTTTGATCTATGGTTAAAAGAAAATACAAACTTCGTAGCTTCTGCAAGAGAGATAATAATTACAAAAGTTCAATAA